AACTAAAACCAGTAACTCCGGGCACACGACACAGAATCGCGCCTGATTTTAGTGAGATTACTACAAATCAGCCGGAGAAATCTCTTCTTTCGAAGCTGCATTCCAAAGGTGGTCGTAACAATCACGGACGTATCACAACCCGTCATCAGGGTGGTGGTCACAAGCGCCGCTATCGGATTATCGACTTTAAGCGTAATAAGTTTGACGTTCCTGCCAAAGTTGCAACGATAGAGTACGATCCAAACCGTACCGCACGCATTGCATTGCTGCACTATGCTGATGGAGAAAAGCGCTACATCCTTGCCCCGAATAAACTTAAGGTTGGAGATACGGTTATCAGCAGCACTACCACAGTAGTTCCTGAAATCGGTAATGCATACCCCCTTATGAATATGCCGCTGGGTACAACGATTCATAATATCGAAATGCAGCCCGGCAAAGGCGGACAAATTGTTCGCAGCGCAGGTACATCGGCGCAGCTTATTGCGAAATCAGACCGCTATGTCACCATCAAACTTCCTTCAGGTGAAGTAAGAATGATACTCGGCAAGTGCCTTGCAACCGTTGGCACGGTCAGCAACCTTGACCACATGAACGTTACGCTTGGTAAAGCAGGTCGCAGCCGCTGGCTGGGAATCAGACCAACGACACGTGGTGTGGTAATGAACCCTGTTGATCACCCGATGGGTGGTGGTGAAGGCCGTGCATCCGGCGGACACCCGCGTTCACCATGGGGACAAATTGCGAAAGGCTTGAAGACGCGTAATCGTCGTAAGCTTTCATCCAAATTCATTGTAAGAAGACGGAATCAAAAGTAACAGGATATGCCAAGATCATTAAAAAAAGGACCTTTCGTCCACTTTAAACTTCAGAAAAAGGTAGATCAGAGCCTTGAAACAAAGTCCAAAAAGGTTATCAAAACCTGGTCAAGAGGCTCAATGATTACTCCGGATTTCGTAGGAATTACATTCGCGGTTCATAATGGTAAGCAGTTTATTCCGGTTTATGTTACTGAGAATATGGTAGGCCATAAACTGGGTGAGTTTGCTCCTACAAGAACTTTCAAGGGTCACCCGGTTAAGAAAGGTGACAAAAAACGATAAACTCTATGGAACCAACCATTAAATACGAAGCCAAAGCCGTGCAGCGCTACCTGCGCAGAGCACCCCGTAAACTCCGCCTCGTGGCTGACCTGGTAAGGGGGATGAATGTTGAGACAGCTATTAACAAGCTCAAGCATTTGAACAAAGCCGGGGCGATTGAAGTCTCCAAAGTTATTCGTTCTGCCTCTGCCAACCTGCAGGACAGGTTTGAAGATGAGGTTATTGAAATGAGTGACCTCCGGATTAAAACGATTATGGTTGATGAAGGCCCAACCCTAAAGCGGATACAGCCCGCACCTCAGGGGCGTGCGCATCCGATCCGGAAGCGGATGAGCCACATTACAGTGATTGTTGAAAAGAAAGATGAATCAGAAACCACAGAGGAATAAACATTGGGTCAGAAAACACATCCGATAGGTTTAAGACTTGGAATTATTCGTGGCTGGAATTCCAACTGGTACACTGAAAACAGTACAGCAGATAACGTTAAGGAAGATTTCGCACTCCGCACGTATCTCCGCAAACGTCTCTCCAATGCTGGACTTTCCCGTATTATCATCGAGCGTACGCCAAAGCGTGTACTTCTGACACTTCTTACAAGCCGCCCAGGTGTTATTATCGGTAAAGGTGGTGAAGAAGTAGAAAAAATCCGCACGGAGCTCAAGAAGTTTACAGACAAAGATGTGCAGATCAACATCAGCGAGATTAAACGCCCTGAAGTTGATGCCAGCCTTGTAGCACAGAATATTGCACAGCAGCTGGAAGCACGTATCTCATTCCGTCGCGCTATGAAAACAGCTATTGCGTCGGCCATGCGCATGGGTGCCAAAGGCATCAAAGTTAAGTGCAGCGGTCGTCTTGGTGGTGCTGAAATGGCACGTACCGAACAGTATAAAGAAGGCCGTGTGCCGCTCCATACCCTGCGTGCCGAAATCGATTACTACAACCATACTGCGCAGACCATTTACGGCAGTATCGGCGTATCAGTCTGGATTTTCAAAGGGGAGGTGATTGGTGAAGTAGATCTTTCTCCATCCACCATTACGGCCAAGCAGGAAAAATCAGGTCCTGGTTCGAATCGCAGAAACCGCAGAAGCGGAGGCGGAGACCGCCGCAAGCGCGGTGGTGGCGGTGGAGGCAGAGGTCAGCGCCGTACTAAACAATAGTCGCTTTAATCGCATAAACGGATTATTCCAATGTTAGAACCAAAACGAGTTAAAAGAAGACGCGTCCACAAAGGCCGGATTAAAGGAAACACAAGCCGCGGACATCAGATTGCATTTGGTGATTTCGCCATTAAAGCACTTGAGCCAAAGTATATCACAGCCCGTCAGATTGAAGCTTGCCGTGTTGCCATTTCCCGTAAAATGTCCCGGGAAGGTCAGATCTGGATTCGCATATTTCCGGATAAGCCTGTGACAAGCAAGCCGGCTGAAACACGGATGGGTAAAGGTAAAGGTGCTCTTGATCACTTTGTAGCCGTAGTTCATCCCGGAAGAATATTGTTTGAGGTAACTGGTGTGAGCCAAAAGCTGGCCTATGAAGCGCTTCGCCTTGCTCAGTTCAAGCTACCAATTAAAACAAAACTCATCACCCGTAGAGACTACAAAGGTAGTTGATAAAATTCAGGAATTAGACAGATGAAACCACACGAATTACGTGAACTTTCTTTGGATGAACTGCAGGTTAGGGTGAAAGAAAACGAAAGTGCCCTTCAGAAAATGCGTTTTAATAAAGCTGTAGCCGGTCAGGTTGAAAACCCGGCCCGCTTTAAGATGCTTCGCAGGGATACTGCGCGTCTGCTTACCATCATAGCAGAAAAAGAAAATCAAGCCTAAGTATCAGTCCTACATCTTATTTGAATTATGTCAGACAAATTAGAACGCAAAGATAGAAAGCAGCGCATCGGCCGTGTTGTAAGCAACAGTATGAACAAAAGCATTACTGTTGCGGTCGACCGCCAGATTAAGCACCCGATTTACAGCAAGTTCATTACGAAGACCAAAAAGTACATGACGCATGATGAGGAAAATGCGGCGAATCCAGGCGACATTGTTCGCATTATGGAAACACGCCCGCTTTCCAAAAACAAGCGTTGGAGACTTGTTGAAATTATTGAACGAGCCAAATAACTCACATTACTTAGCAAGGACAATAAATCATGGTACAAACGCAAACAATACTTTCGGTTGC
This genomic stretch from Cyclonatronum proteinivorum harbors:
- the rpsQ gene encoding 30S ribosomal protein S17, with translation MSDKLERKDRKQRIGRVVSNSMNKSITVAVDRQIKHPIYSKFITKTKKYMTHDEENAANPGDIVRIMETRPLSKNKRWRLVEIIERAK
- the rplB gene encoding 50S ribosomal protein L2 — translated: MPTKKLKPVTPGTRHRIAPDFSEITTNQPEKSLLSKLHSKGGRNNHGRITTRHQGGGHKRRYRIIDFKRNKFDVPAKVATIEYDPNRTARIALLHYADGEKRYILAPNKLKVGDTVISSTTTVVPEIGNAYPLMNMPLGTTIHNIEMQPGKGGQIVRSAGTSAQLIAKSDRYVTIKLPSGEVRMILGKCLATVGTVSNLDHMNVTLGKAGRSRWLGIRPTTRGVVMNPVDHPMGGGEGRASGGHPRSPWGQIAKGLKTRNRRKLSSKFIVRRRNQK
- the rplP gene encoding 50S ribosomal protein L16; this translates as MLEPKRVKRRRVHKGRIKGNTSRGHQIAFGDFAIKALEPKYITARQIEACRVAISRKMSREGQIWIRIFPDKPVTSKPAETRMGKGKGALDHFVAVVHPGRILFEVTGVSQKLAYEALRLAQFKLPIKTKLITRRDYKGS
- the rplV gene encoding 50S ribosomal protein L22 yields the protein MEPTIKYEAKAVQRYLRRAPRKLRLVADLVRGMNVETAINKLKHLNKAGAIEVSKVIRSASANLQDRFEDEVIEMSDLRIKTIMVDEGPTLKRIQPAPQGRAHPIRKRMSHITVIVEKKDESETTEE
- the rpsC gene encoding 30S ribosomal protein S3 produces the protein MGQKTHPIGLRLGIIRGWNSNWYTENSTADNVKEDFALRTYLRKRLSNAGLSRIIIERTPKRVLLTLLTSRPGVIIGKGGEEVEKIRTELKKFTDKDVQINISEIKRPEVDASLVAQNIAQQLEARISFRRAMKTAIASAMRMGAKGIKVKCSGRLGGAEMARTEQYKEGRVPLHTLRAEIDYYNHTAQTIYGSIGVSVWIFKGEVIGEVDLSPSTITAKQEKSGPGSNRRNRRSGGGDRRKRGGGGGGRGQRRTKQ
- the rpsS gene encoding 30S ribosomal protein S19, whose product is MPRSLKKGPFVHFKLQKKVDQSLETKSKKVIKTWSRGSMITPDFVGITFAVHNGKQFIPVYVTENMVGHKLGEFAPTRTFKGHPVKKGDKKR
- the rpmC gene encoding 50S ribosomal protein L29, which codes for MKPHELRELSLDELQVRVKENESALQKMRFNKAVAGQVENPARFKMLRRDTARLLTIIAEKENQA